One Scophthalmus maximus strain ysfricsl-2021 chromosome 1, ASM2237912v1, whole genome shotgun sequence genomic region harbors:
- the LOC118289958 gene encoding protein MLP1-like, which translates to MTSSAANSLNTSLSCSEAPDTSHRLSMAAAADTVDPQSKSLRSVHKREGCGCSTCHELLQKLAESEHLTQLLQTEIQSLLATVQDLRRRENCLRHHNTHTEFLLLDSEAEIKNVHAVIHVLRENEKGINSTVTQLAAEVELLENQDKRNQGEIRTLRANCDEVTEKLTRMESLMEKKEAQLKKLTRARHDRQEHVDFLSEHNHKVVAELVRLESLREKQKNDHQDLRTSAENCQHQLENAESLILIREELITKLRREIAYNRQTIEEYAIITGDLKKSVRELKAQLERREEEHTLAGIGRLGETSWNAECRAARVPLQEPPAPQKPPAAEARWRHCRKWSLKVALCTTGIAVCILAPAILASGLSCNCDIVYELTHAVCRSL; encoded by the coding sequence ATGACATCTTCGGCAGCAAATAGTTTAAACACGTCTCTGAGCTGTTCCGAGGCGCCAGACACGTCGCACCGCCTCTCCATGGCAGCGGCTGCAGACACAGTCGATCCGCAGTCCAAGTCCCTGCGAAGTGTCCACAAGCGGGAGGGCTGCGGCTGCAGTACCTGTCACGAGCTCCTGCAGAAGCTGGCAGAGTCTGAGCACCTgacgcagctgctgcagacagagatCCAGAGTCTGTTGGCAACTGTGCAGGACCTGCGGAGGAGGGAGAACTGTCTGAGACACCACAATACGCACACGGAGTTCCTCCTGCTCGACAGCGAGGCCGAGATTAAAAATGTGCACGCCGTCATTCATGTCCTGCGGGAGAACGAGAAAGGCATAAATAGCACGGTGACGCAGCTCGCCGCTGAGGTGGAGCTCCTTGAAAACCAGGACAAGAGAAACCAGGGGGAGATACGAACTCTGAGAGCAAACTGCGACGAGGTCACGGAGAAGCTGACCCGCATGGAGTCTCTCATGGAGAAGAAAGAGGCGCAGCTCAAGAAGTTGACTCGGGCGCGGCACGATCGCCAGGAACATGTCGACTTTCTGAGTGAGCACAATCACAAGGTCGTGGCCGAGCTGGTCCGACTCGAGTCTCTGAGGGAGAAACAAAAGAACGACCACCAAGACCTGAGGACGTCGGCGGAAAATTGTCAGCACCAACTGGAGAACGCCGAGTCGCTCATCCTGATCAGGGAAGAGCTGATAACAAAGCTTCGGAGGGAAATTGCCTACAATCGGCAAACTATAGAGGAGTATGCTATAATCACAGGGGATTTGAAAAAATCAGTCCGCGAACTGAAGGCCCaactggagaggagggaggaggagcacacCCTGGCCGGCATAGGTCGTCTCGGAGAGACGTCGTGGAACGCGGAGTGTCGCGCGGCTCGGGTTCCGCTGCAGGAGCCTCCGGCTCCGCAGAAGCCTCCTGCAGCAGAAGCCCGTTGGCGTCACTGCCGCAAGTGGTCGCTCAAGGTGGCTTTGTGCACCACTGGCATCGCCGTCTGCATCCTCGCTCCTGCTATCTTGGCTTCCGGCCTGTCTTGCAACTGCGACATTGTCTACGAGCTGACACACGCAGTCTGCCGCAGCCTGTAG